TGGTACAAAACTGAAATtgagagagaagaaaactGGATCTAGCTGattaataacaaataaatgaatgatttAATAAAACTAGTGCAAGTGATAAATGATATGTAGAAAAATCTCTCTGGAAAGGTTTTGAACCTACTGTGATTGCATCGTTGCAGGTTTCTTCAGACGAACAATCTGGAGGATCACAAGAGAGGCACTTGTAACGTTTTTGGGTTGAAATACCGCCCGTAATCTGACGATCTATCGGTTCAAGAGGATCAGGTGGTTCTTCATTGTCCATGGAAACGTCAACCTCCCTCAATCCTATACTTTGTTTTTCTCCTGTTAAATCCAAAACGacatgaaataatttgatacaCACTGACATAGGGATGCAAAATTATGCACGCCAAGTTCGTACTCGGAAAATcataattgttttaaaatttcgtgaaaacaGCCGTTGAATCTCTTACGGCACTGTTCGTATTTCTTCCGTTAACACATGAACTACCCCTTTTTTGAGCGAGAtgtaaaagaagaaatttagTCATTTCGTTGCCGTTTGTGGCACTGATAAGGGCTATTAATATTGCGTTACTCAGCTGATGCTCGTAtccttaaaaaattttcttcggtAAACACAAAGTAGAATAATCCTGTATGCGTGCATTAAGGCTCGTACCTGGACATAATTTGAACGTCAACAAAAGCACAAAATGCGTGATAAATATAACATCCGCCATGTCTGTGCGCGTCAAAACAATAAACTACTTGTCTCAGatcacggtcttacatacaggtcttgcaACGAACTGAAATTTGAGTGGTGGGGATAGCCGCGTTTtgtccaaatttttttgccaCTACTGACCACTACGCAGCGCTGTCAGTTATTCATAGGACATATGACTGACATTACCAACGTAAGGTTATCTGTGTACAAGTATCAAAAAGATTGGTTAGGGTTCCGccaaagaataataataagctTATGAATAACTCGTAGCGTCGCTCTTGTGGCCATAAGTTGTACTTTTGTTTCGGACGTGAACTGACTACCCCCCACCACGTTCGTtgcaagacctgtatgtaagaccgtgacTCAGATACTACCAAAAAATATCGAGTTCCACTCATTGtcgcgttgactgaagatatataaAGACTGCTAGCCTCATAGGACTTCTCGTAATCGAAAATGGACAAGATAAATTCATTATCAAGCGCCCTCTGCGTCCTTCCCTGCACGCGCAACTCAATTCGGCAAGAGTAttgtttgtgaaaaaaatttgagttagttattattttacaaaagaCGTAGCTATATCATGATTTATTctgttttcaataataatctgATGCGGTTATCGATGAAGTAATGGTAGGTTCATGCGGAATGAATGCCGGTGGTTTCACCTCCGTGAAGTTGGCCCCCCgaagttgttatttttaaatctaattaATGCAATTCGTTTGAGAATCGTTTGAGAGGGTTTGAGAGTACAGAAAAATCGTTTGAGAGTTAGTAGGTTTTccggaaaattgattttaattttgggTGTGAAGTTGGCCCCCATATTTTCTATCTCCTCAAAAAATGGACTTAgacgtttaatttttctttttcatcgtttgagaatcgtttgagaggatttgagagtagaaaaaaactgttagagagttaatattttaattgatattaaataattattcaatttgcgATTTCCCCTAGGATTAGAGCACTTCCGGTGTGCGCATTGTGTGTGCGCACTGCATATGCGCAACATGTCTGCGCAGTGCGTCTGAAATCAGCTGTAGCGACCGAGATTGACGAAGAAATACGAGTTTCGAGGATGCGAATTATCGTAAATCGAACGGGTACGAGATGGACATGGAGACGAAGCTGAGCAATTTTCTCTCAATGACACCAATGGTAAGAGAAGAATTGGATGAAACTATTGGAAAAATACACGAGCGTCTAAAACGGGAAACTTGACGAAATCTTTTTAACGCAGTGCAACAGAAAGTGAAATCTTTTATAGAACGccaaaattgatatttacttGCAGATAAGGAATAATGCACTCATAATTGGAAGAAACGTAGAATGTCGATGGGCttataatatacctatttattacttgaacaattattgatatgaaaacaTAATCCATGTTGAAGTATCACCAGGgtgtgtaacaaaaaaaaatacgtttcgAATTACAGATGAGAGATATGTTAATTATAAGCTattcaaaaaatggaaaataaaagatggATAGGTGATTATTaatcaatgaataaaattacggAGAACATTGCATTATATTGCTTCATATATTGTATTACTGAGGTTATAAACAGTAACTGACAGTTCTTAAGTTCTTCTCGTTACTCCGTTTGATGGCTACAAGGCTTTCTACATTCAAGTGCCATACGGTTGTCATTTTAAACCCAACACAGTTGCAGGCTTACCAacacgaaataaatttttgtcattaaAGTACTGTGTGTAGCTGACAGAGAGAAACCTAATTGTAGCTGAGTATAAACTTTATCCCACAGATTTAAACAACCCCCACTTAAAGTGTATGTGTATACCAGCCAAGAGAGGCCCGGCTTTAGCTGTGCAGTCTTTTTCGTGTTACGGCACCAGCTCAGTACACTGACCGCGCAGTCCATCTCCAATAAGTCTATGGTCGTGAGTCACAGCGGACAGAGCGTATAGTCATATTTTTCACCAAGTAGTAGCATGAAATCCGTTCATTTCTCACACTTACAGATTCTTTTACAAAACAGTAATTCCGCGACAAAATGTACAGTAATACCAAACGTACAGTAAAAATGTTTGCATTTCAAACGGCGAAGTTCACAGCATTGACTGAGGAATGTATCAGTGAACATTCACGGTCTCTGCAGGAGGGTTGATATAGAAAGTTGCAGTCTTACAATTAGGGggattattttaaatttatttggaGTCGATCTAGGGATTGGCCCGgacaaaaattcgtcaacaccctacATAAGGATCACCCTACTGGCTATGTGTAAAAATATGGATGTACATGACGATTATGTGATTTATTCACAACATATTGAAGCTTCGTCTTTGCAGCAGTGacaattgaaattaatattaaaggtgtatgaaaataaatagtaaatggtatacatataaaacgTATTGGTAGTATTTGTTACATGTGGAACAGCAACATCTTTAAAAGATGTGATTATGCAGCAAGTCGGAGACAGTAATGTGTATAATGTTACTTGATTCTTCATCTTAATCAGGAAGGATTCCTTGGCTTAAGTTCATCGTAGCACGATCTCAGGAAGATGTGATTCTTCTTCATCGGATTATAGAACTCGTGGCCCTAAAATATGCAACACAACAATTTGTATCGATATCAAActtacaataattaattacttcaAATAATCAAGGCTTGCACACCTTAGCCCAATCGTAAGAAACAGCATAGGCAAAGATTTGACCATTATGGTTGAAGCAACACCGTGTGATAGCTTGTTCCATTGGTTCTGAAGGCTTCAACTTGGTCCGTGCATCTTTATCCCAAAAACTGAAAGTTCCATCACTTCCCACTGTAGCCAATGTGCCATGAATTGGATGGAATGCTATATCATTCACCTGTGAATATAATTTAGCGGGATTAGCATAGCATGATTCACTGTTTTTTCATAAAACGGTTGTGaagttgaacattttttattatttaaacacACCGCATAGATATCTTGAAACCCACTAGAAGCGCCATTAGATCTATGGCatttgaaagtaaaattgTCCTTCGGATTGGCAGGGTTTACGTATTGGATAGCCACACGGCCTTCAACACTGCCAAGGGCATATCCAGTTGGCACTTTTTTCTTGTCCCTAAATATTGCCAGGCATCGATGTTGATACTTTAGCGGTGATTCGATCCGCTTATATTCATGAGGCGTTCCCTCCAGTTGATAAACGATCAGACCTCGTCCAGCAGTTCCAACAACAGCCATGGGATAATCCTAAGTACAATTCATTTTTGCTTACTTAGGATCATtataaatttccaattttagTACATTTTGGATTAAATCTCCTTCAGAGGAACTTTGGCTTTAAACAAAATTGTTCCATAAGGCTTCTAAGATAATGAAAAACAGAAACCAAATAGGACTTCTGAATGGTTCTCATACATACCACATCAGCACAATAACACCTCTCAGGCAGGTTGATGGTCATCAGTGGCTTGGGACTTCGAGTATCCCAAAActggaatgaaataaattatgagCATCATGTATCGCGGCATATCATATCAGTAATGAAAAGAGGAAAGTACAAAGTTTACCTTGAGAGTTTTGTCCCAAGAACCAGTCATAAGGCAACTGTAATTGGAGCCTTTTATCCAGTGGCAAGTCTTGATCGGAGCATCGTGAGCTGCGACTTGAATACATTGATTAGAACCAAGGTCCCAGCACTTTGCCATTTTGTCACACGCAGCCATAAAAACCTTCGTACCATCCTGAAAGAGAGGCACATGTTTAAAAACGTAAGAATGATATATAAGGCTGCACGTCATCGATGAAACTTTAAAATTAACGCACATCACTCCAACAGACATCAAGAACAGGTCCCGCCATTGTCTGCATAGATTTAGGTACTGTTTTACCAGACTGTTCGACCTCCCAACATCTAACATTGCAGTCCCATGAACCAGCCACTAAGAAATTTTGCGGAATTGTCGCAGGACTGAATGCTAGACTCGACACCGAATCATCGGGTGGTGAAACAACCTCAAAATCTTTCATAGGATTTACGGTTGCACCGCCTCCCCCGAGAGCCCCGGCTTGATTGAACATCTTCGAAGTCCAACActgaaaatggaataaaacTTCAATCTACAAGGATAATTAAAGTATCAGCGTTACTCGGCGAAGTGTCATAACCTAAAATATCTAAACCTGAATATAGCATAAGAATTTTCCTTTGATTCTGGTATTCTGTAGTCAAATAGTGAATTCGATAATATGAACGTACGCAATCGTTTTATCACAGAATtacttgttgaaaattatgtatcatcagtaaaattatacaacttGTTTAGTCCAATGAAAACAGGATAACTTCAGCGGCACGGTTGAATCGGTAAATGGTTTCTGATGGTTCCCTGATGGTTCAGTGCAGAACCGACACGAGCGAAAACGCCGCTTGTACGGCGAGTAcacaaaaatgtcaaaaaacgTCTCATTCGCCAATCGGTTGAGGTTGATTGTCGCAGTATGAGAAAAACATACAATTTTCGATGACACTCGAGACTGCGCGCATCTAGtatttaaacaatatattCACGAGAGTCACCTACAATTGCGAAAATTGTTCGACGTGTCAAATTGATTCTACGTGTCAAAGTACACGTAACCTCTCAATTCAAGTTGAATAGGCTGAGCCGGAGACGATAGAACGACGTAATAATAGAAGATATCATTAAATTatagtgaaaaatgttgaaagcaGTGATACTGATTGGTGGTCCCTTAAAAGGTTAGCTacttttgttgttttatttcaacacGAATACTATGTTTCCATTGATAACATGCTACTCAGGCCAATTGTAAGCTCTGTTTATttggttatttattttttcttaatcttCGTGTAAGATTGTTTCATGTATTCTGTAATATTTGATCTCAATTGTTCCAATATTTCACTATAGAAACCTACAAAAATAAtaggaattttatttctttgcaGGGACCAGGTTTCGGCCCCTCTCGCTGGACATTCCAAAGCCCTTATTCCCAGTTGCTGGGTTGCCAATGATCCAACATCACATTGAAGCATGTACCAGAGTACCCAACCTAGGGGAAATTCTAATCATTGGCTCGTACCCAACTTCTGATTTACATCAATTCGTGCAAGACATGACCCAAATGTATGGGCTCAGCATCCGATACCTGCAAGAGTTCACAGCGCTGGGCACAGCTGGAGGAATGTATCATTTCCGTGATCAAATTCGCTCTGGCAGCCctgaatgtttttttattatgaatGGTGACGTATGCGCCGACTTTCCGCTGCAAGATATGGCAAAGTTTCACATTTCCAAACACTCTTTGGTTACTGTTATGGCGACAGAAGCCACTCGGCAACAATCTTTGAACTATGGCTGCatggttttaaaaaaaggaGGCGAAGTCGACCATTATGTTGAAAAACCATCCACCTTTGTTTCTACATTGATCAACTGCGGTGTCTACATCGCCTCCTCAGATATATTTCAAACTATGGCTGACACGTTTTATGCTAATCAACAACAGGAAAAGCTCTTGTGCGTAATactttataagaaaaaattcacatctgGGAAATAGCCCCTTTTAAAATATACTGTTCAATGATTATTTGTATACTTCTCTAACTCAACTTTCTATCACCAGTTTATCAGGGTAGAATTGTTAAGTTGCAGTAGGAAGTAGGACTTTCAAACTAGCGATATAATCAAACACGTTTTGTATTGGGATTGCAGGCAATTGAACGGGAATGGAAAAGACCCCGCATATATGTCATTTGAGCAAGATGTATTAATGAGACTAGCAGGGAGCGATCGTCTATTTGCTTTACCCGTAACAACTTGGTGGTCCCAATTGAAAAGTGCAGGCTCGGCAATCTATGCGAACAGACATTACTTAGCTCTGTATCGCCAAAGTCAACCTGCCAGACTGTGCGCAGCTGTACATGGCAAGTGTCATATCATCGGTGATGTCTATATTCACCCCACAGCGACTGTTCACCCCACAGCTGTGGTAAGCCGCTATATTCCTTCTATATATTACGCAGTTAATCTGTTCATGTCACATTCAGTTGAAGAATGCTTAAGTGATTGATGGTTACATTACGATGATCAATTTAGTTGGGTCCAAATGTCAGTGTTGGCGCAAATGCCATGGTCGGACCAGGCGTACGAATTCGAGAGTCAATTGTATTAGCTGAGGCACAAATCCAAGCGCACTCTATCATCTTACATAGTATAGTGGGTCGAGGCAGCAGAGTAGGAGAGTGGGCTAGAGTTGAAGGCACTCCGTGTGATCCTAATCCTGACAAACcttttgcaaaaatggaaAATCCACCACTGTTCAACACGAATGGCAAACTCAACCCGTCTATCACTATACTTGGTAAGGGTCTGATAGTACtttatacaaattatttttgtccTAAAAATTATAGCAGTCATATCTTGGTTCAGATTGCTATTCCACgtgaaaaatgatataaaatgATATGTGTGTATCTAATTGTATAGGCCTCAAATCTTGCATTACTGAATTATAAAGATATAAACTTCCATACTGTTTGCTTCCGAAACAATGACAATTgcaaacattaattttttggtataatcgatgaaaattattttatattaaaaaagaatcatgcaaaaacaaaacttgTACCTAGTGTACAACATATGAAAAATTCGAGTTAGGATCCAGATTTGGTTACATGACGCAAGcatttgttttcgttttaGGTACCTGCGTGTCATTAACAGCTGAGAAAATACTACTGAACTCGGTCGTTTTACCTCACAAGAATCTTACaagaagtttcaagaatgaaATCATCTTGTAATGCCTGCAAACATTTTGTTAAGTGCAATAAGAATTGTTAACTTTCTATATTGACTAAGATGTTCAACACTATTGTTGTAAATTTGCTTTGAGGCattccaaaattgaatttcaattcgtaCAAAGTTTTATACACCAATCTttgatacatattttttgaatttacattGAACTTTTGTCAATTAcgcacaatatttttattcaaattaaaaaagaattagGTTTAGATTAAATCTGTAATTTGtgatgtatatatacctatatagaGTATATGTttaatgtatacatgtatatatatacatgtacataaatatacatgtattgcCACTGTGGTTTACACTGGAAAAGAGGGTAATatttagctaaaaaaaaacttggtatTCGCGAAAACTCGAAACAGTGGAAACGATTTTGTCtgacagtttaaaaaaattacaagtcgTAGCATATTATGCTTTTATTCGTACCATTAAATTGCATCAAAGTTCATGTTCATGTAACACTGAGAAATTGGCTTTGATTTTTCAAGTACCGTGCGATTCAAATGACAACATTTTCGGCGATCGGCTTAACTGAGAGCCGTCCACATCATTGCCTAATGCTGCTCTTACCGATCGACCGATTGTTATGTACCGACCGATTCCCGATGCTCTTTTGTCAATCCGAGGATCGGTGTAGGCTGTAGGCCATTTTATCAGTGGGCTCTGCGTGTTTAGTAAGAAAAGTATTCACATTCCTCGTAACTAGCGCTGCAGTAGTAGAGCCTGTTACTTTTGATTTGTGAATCAACAGGGATGCGCTCCACAGGTAGTTCTCAAgtgatttctttttcgattttcattattcggCCGCTATCGtaggaaaataaattaccCGTCAAACACACTGGAATCAAttaacaatcgaaaaatgtgaaaacaaTCGCGCTGAGTTGAAGTTTAATATGAAATAGATGTGAGCATAGAGATAACTGGAAATCAGGACGAAGATAGAAGAAGAAATTCCACGCATTCCAAAGCTGGACCAGGTTAACCATCTACCAcattaaaaatgatatttttccgCTCAGTTGCAAATGATACTTGAAGAACATGGTGAGTtgtttatttatgaaaataagCTCAAAATTAAGCTCAACATCCCTACAAATCTGAACTTCTTTTAGCTTTAATACCCAAGTGTTTATATTGTTAAAACTGATGGATTGATGAGTAATGGTGATAGAGAAATATGAATTTgtattcttgaaaaattctatttctgttattttcgatgaaatacacaagtaaaattcaattcattcCTATTGTTTCTGAttatctttttctgttttacatgtttaattatatcaatgcGCATCTTATATAGTTCAGTATTGTTTACCTGTATTATTTCTCTAGCTTCAACCTCATCAAATAAAATactttaatatatattttatcacaGTAAAATGTATCTGAAGGGATAACATCTGCAAACGACTGTAACAAAAATAGCAAGGAATACAAGAAAGTTTcaacaatatatttttattttaaacataCCCATTACTAAATGATACATCACTTTCTCTTATTTTGCAACAGCCAATGAATAGTCAAGAAATTGAATCGTGAAAGAGGTACCGAGGGTTACAAATGGGCAGGGAAGGCCGATTATGGcccagcagcagcaacaacatcAGCACGAGTTTTTGCCACTATGTGACGTGCTGTTTAACATAATCTCACTGGCCTCTTACTTCTGTGATGTTGTCTTTGACCTAGCAATGGGCTATGCTTTGGCCCATCACGCTGCTGCACCAGActgtttttttcctctcagTATTACTTTTGTCATTACATCACTTGTTGTGTCTCAGGTGGGTTTAAACATATTTATGCTTTTCAAGATTCAAGTCCACTTCTTTCAATCACCTGTCCAGTTTGTTTAATGTTATAAAGCTGTTTTCATTCAGACCAACATTTTACCTGCTCATTGTATTATTTGGTAAAATGAACTAATCATTGTTCAATTCATCATTTTACAGATTATTAGTATTCGATGGTACCTTTGGGGTGCTCGAGGTAAGCTAACTGCTGCCAGTACTGGGACCCCTGACGATCATGGTATTCAGAAGAAAGGTGGTTTGATAGTTGGCTGTGTTTTGGTATTACATTCTATGCAAGTCGGAGTCCTTTGGCGCTACTTCAAGCTTTTTATTCCAGTCGATCTCGTATACGTCAAGCATGAGGTgcattattcattcatttagtTTTCAACTATTTTCTACAGCTACCTTGCAAGATTTTTAAGAAGATTTACACAATCTCACAAAAATTCCTTCTAGTTTGACTGCATCTGAATATAAAATGCCTTTCACAGAGGCTGAGCTTTACAAATGAGCTCTTGGAAAACTCATTTGAGGTACATGGTTAGCCTCTGAATGCAGTCCTTTTAATAATCATTTTGTACACAGGTTCGGGAGCTCTGTGTACTACGTCTGATCCATGCGTTCTGCGAGGCAGCGCCAATGCTGTTGTTACAATTGTATCTACTATCGACAGGAATAACTGGAGAAAATGAtgcaaaagaagaagaggaagaagaaaacggGGGAAAATTGGCTAAACTAACAGCAGTCTCAGCAGGAATGTCTTTGTGGAGTGTTTGTTGGGCAGTTGCTAGTTTCAGTAAAGGGGCAGCCCGCTTACGGAACTTGGAACGACTTGTACTTACATGGCTGGGGGTTTTAGCACAGTTAGCCTGGCGGCTTGGAACTGTTAGTGCACGTGTCGGAGCACTTGTCGCATATGCATCGCTTTACGGAGGACAGTGGCTCTTGGTTGTTCTTGCCCTTCATTGGTTGTCAATGCTCACTTGGTTGCTGCTTACTCCTGACGGTCTGTTTCATGGTGGAGAGCGTTTGCCGCTACCACGAAAAGCCTTTCTCGCTACCCTACTAGCATTTGTATATGTTTTTGCCTATGTCAACCTGCACGAAACAAATCACCGACAAAAAATGGTATGTATTGTTATCATCATTCTAAAACTAATGCTTCTGTCAACGAATATTTAAGTGAATTGACGTGGTTTTCTTTTGCTTTGTTAGTTCAATTGCTAATTAtatcatttctctcctgtctAGGGGATATTTTACACGGTTATGTTCTTGGAAAACAGCCTACTGGTAGGGGTATGGGCTGCCGGTTTCCATCGAAGTAGTCTTCACCCCAATCCGATTACCTTGGCCTTCACACTTTTTGCTCTCTTTTTTGGAGGTCTCTTTTTTATGGCGCTCTATTACAGGTGCGACATCTGGGACATCACTGTTTTGAAATATATCATACCCTTCGAATGACAACGATTGAATTAGTTATTGTTGTTTTACCGTTTTTACTTCGAAAATATACAAGTTGTGCATTTAATGGTTTTCCAAATTCATTTGCAGGTTTTTTCATGTACGCAGACTGAGGTATGAGGCTGGGGGCCGCATGAATTCAACAAATGGTATGGCCACTTTTTGCAAGCAGGTCTGTACCACAAGATACATAGAAAAAAGATTCTGAAGCCACCCTGCTTGGTCATTGATTGATTTGTTCACATGATATTTACAGGAAGATAATGATGGAAAACAGATGAATTTCTTGGAAGAGAAAACAAATGGCATTGAAATAGGGATGAGAGGAGTGAAATTGAGCAACGGTGGAATTCCGGGAGTATTCAATTGCCGTTTTGCAAATCCAACTGTGTCTAAtctaaatcgaaaaaaaaaaaaaccaacttCTTTTGTGCCTCCGCCACAACCATTGTCTTTGTTGACAAACGGTATGGGTGAGCCATGTCCTAGGATAAATAGTAATGCCGGACCTCGGCAATCAATTCCTTTTTGGAGACGACCGCTGACCATAGCTGTAACGCAGACACACAATGACCAGGTACCATCAGTAAAGTTCAGTACTCAAATCACAAATTAGATTTCTTAGATTACTTATTTGTACACGATTGTATTACTAACTGCTGAATTTGGTGTAGGACTGGCCAGCTATTGACACATATGACGTAGATGCTGGTGTCAGTTTAGGAGGATCAGTGAGCGCGAATGACATCAAAGAGAAATTGCAGGAAAAGAAGCAACAACAGCTACGGGAATTGAGAGCGATTCAGGAAGAGATTAAATCAGGAAAGCTGGTACCACCGCCGTCAGCTTCAGCATCTACATCTGCGTCATCTCCTTTAGCAACAAATCAACAACCACCGCCAAATGCTAAGCTGCACTCATCTACCAGACCTCCTTCATCAAAATCCCCATCTGACATGAACGAAAGCATGACGCTATCCTCTTGGCCACCGATCAAAATGGATTGCCTCTCACTTCCTCTGCCAGCCGCATCTATACATTATCCGCCCAATCCCTGGAAAGCTCCACAACGAGAGAGAGCTGTTACCCCAGAGATTTTACTCGCTCCTCAATGCCTACCATGTTATCCGCATTGGACACCACCAGGACATCTTAGTCTCAGGTAAATTCAAGGATATGCCACTTCAGGTTAGCTTCTAATCCAAATTTCTTCTTGAAAATAGAGTTGAAGTCGTATCAACAAGTCACTGATGTACTGTTCCATATATTTGGTAGGTTGGGTTCAAATCAGAACGAAGAGGATAAAACTTGTAATGAAAATGGCGAGTTTTCTATTGAGAGTAAATGTGACAGTGATGTGGAAGGCAGTCAGGTATCGCTGCCAAGAAGTTACACACTTCCTAAGGAATTTAAGTATAGTAATGGGCTCGGTATTGTCAAGGCTCGAGGACAGCGAGAGTACAGAGGCAGCAATAAACCACCGCCATCTCGTTATTATCTTCCCTCGACCAACAGCTCAGACGAtggtaaattaaaattatgctATCACATTTTCAGTATCAAGAGCCAATTTAATTGCGAGGTGGAATCGCCAATTGAAATCATGTCGTATTGTTCGCAGGCGACGTGGATAGCGCGGATAATGAAGAAGAAACAGACTCTGAGTTGCGAATACATAGTAATAACAATCATGCTCACAACAATAATCATCAACTACGTTTTCAGTCTAATAGAAATAATACCGTGGAACCCCCGACTCCAGTTCCTGCGATTACTTTAACAAGTTCTTGTTATTTGAGCAGCACATACGGTGCCCTTAGACCAAATCAACTACTCAGAGCGAAAGTTAAGCACGAAACTAAGTTGTAAATTAtagaattttacaaaatatttaaataatattatatatacaagaCAGGCACCAATCGGTGTTAACAAATATCGTAACCCAGTGTCttactaacaataaaactGATGAGCGGGCATGACTGTTAATTACAGAATCATCAAAACGATCAATCTCTTTCAATAGTAATACGGAGTTGAGTTTTTAACGATACTTTTTTGCACAATGAGTTCACAGAGTGTGTATTAAGAAAAACTCTCTAGATATTCTTGATTTAAATATCTGCCCTGGCTAGAATACATTTCGTCGAGATGGAAAAATTTCCGATTGATTTGACCAAGCCTGGAATTGGAGAATCGACGTTCCACAGAGCAGGTTTGGAATGATGGTCTGTTGGTAGTTCACTTCATAAAATTCCATTTTCAATACCCTACCTTTCAGGAgttatggtaaaaaaatttattttcgtgaAATTGTTTTGTAAAAACCATCGTTTTTGGTGTGCAAGTGTCTGTTTGAATGtttacaaattataatatatcaaATACTTGTGACTCCATTTATTTTATCTCTTTGAGTGTACtgaccaaaaatttcattttaaggCTGGTACAAAACATTGGCCtgtttcgaaattcaaaaacaatctAGTTTCATTTGGTTTTCTTTCGCTTTAATTTCGCTTACCCAAAAAACATCTTACCAATCTTATTTTTCtagataacatttttttcatattacgTACTTTAACATtctattatttaattgaagaaATACGCATAAATGCGTAtctttgtaaatatattctaCTTATTAGTTAGTATCTGAGTAAGAAAATGATTTCAGTTGTACATTTATAATGACTGTAAGTCTTACGATTAGCagtgaaaaagtaaaaagaacaACGACTATGTTGGCCGTTACCTAAtgattgtatatatatttcaagttAAAGATA
The Neodiprion lecontei isolate iyNeoLeco1 chromosome 3, iyNeoLeco1.1, whole genome shotgun sequence DNA segment above includes these coding regions:
- the LOC107224734 gene encoding protein Rae1, which produces MFNQAGALGGGGATVNPMKDFEVVSPPDDSVSSLAFSPATIPQNFLVAGSWDCNVRCWEVEQSGKTVPKSMQTMAGPVLDVCWSDDGTKVFMAACDKMAKCWDLGSNQCIQVAAHDAPIKTCHWIKGSNYSCLMTGSWDKTLKFWDTRSPKPLMTINLPERCYCADVDYPMAVVGTAGRGLIVYQLEGTPHEYKRIESPLKYQHRCLAIFRDKKKVPTGYALGSVEGRVAIQYVNPANPKDNFTFKCHRSNGASSGFQDIYAVNDIAFHPIHGTLATVGSDGTFSFWDKDARTKLKPSEPMEQAITRCCFNHNGQIFAYAVSYDWAKGHEFYNPMKKNHIFLRSCYDELKPRNPS
- the LOC107224733 gene encoding mannose-1-phosphate guanyltransferase alpha-A, which gives rise to MLKAVILIGGPLKGTRFRPLSLDIPKPLFPVAGLPMIQHHIEACTRVPNLGEILIIGSYPTSDLHQFVQDMTQMYGLSIRYLQEFTALGTAGGMYHFRDQIRSGSPECFFIMNGDVCADFPLQDMAKFHISKHSLVTVMATEATRQQSLNYGCMVLKKGGEVDHYVEKPSTFVSTLINCGVYIASSDIFQTMADTFYANQQQEKLLQLNGNGKDPAYMSFEQDVLMRLAGSDRLFALPVTTWWSQLKSAGSAIYANRHYLALYRQSQPARLCAAVHGKCHIIGDVYIHPTATVHPTAVLGPNVSVGANAMVGPGVRIRESIVLAEAQIQAHSIILHSIVGRGSRVGEWARVEGTPCDPNPDKPFAKMENPPLFNTNGKLNPSITILGTCVSLTAEKILLNSVVLPHKNLTRSFKNEIIL